One window from the genome of Camelus bactrianus isolate YW-2024 breed Bactrian camel chromosome 4, ASM4877302v1, whole genome shotgun sequence encodes:
- the PSIP1 gene encoding PC4 and SFRS1-interacting protein isoform X1, with amino-acid sequence MTRDFKPGDLIFAKMKGYPHWPARVDEVPDGAVKPPTNKLPIFFFGTHETAFLGPKDIFPYSENKEKYGKPNKRKGFNEGLWEIDNNPKVKFSSQQTSTKQSNASSDVEVEEKETSVSKEDTDHEEKASNEDVTKAIDITTPKAARRGRKRKAEKQVETEEAGVVATAAASVNLKVSPKRGRPAATEVKIPKPRGRPKMVKQPCPSESDMVTEEDKSKKKGQEEKQPKKQPKKDEEGQKEEEKPRKEPDKKEGKKEVESKRKNLAKTGVTSTSDSEEEGDDQEGEKKRKGGRNFQTAHRRNMVKGQHEKDAADRKRKQEEQMETEQQNKDEGKKPEVKKVEKKRETSMDSRLQRIHAEIKNSLKIDNLDVNRCIEALDELASLQVTMQQAQKHTEMITTLKKIRRFKVSQVIMEKSTMLYNKFKNMFLVGEGDSVITQVLNKSLAEQRQHEEANKTKDQGKKGPNKKLEKEQTGSKTLNGGSDAQDSNQPQHNGDSNEESKDNHEANSKKKPSSEERETEISLKDSALDN; translated from the exons TGCTTTTTTAGGCCCAAAGGATATATTTCCTTactcagaaaataaggaaaagtaCGGCAAACCAAATAAACGAAAAGGCTTTAATGAAGGTTTATGGGAGATAGATAACAATCCGAAAGTGAAATTTTCAAGTCAACAG ACGTCAACTAAACAATCAAATGCATCATCTGATGTTGAagttgaagaaaaggaaactagtGTTTCAAAGGAAGATACTGATCATGAAGAAAAAGCCAGCAATGag gatgtgacTAAAGCAATTGACATAACCACTCCAAAAGCTgccagaagagggagaaagagaaag GCAGAAAAACAAGTAGAAACCGAGGAGGCAGGAGTAGTGGCGACAGCAGCAGCATCTGTTAATCTGAAAGTGAGTCCTAAAAGAGGACGACCTGCAG CTACTGAAGTCAAGATTCCAAAACCAAGAGGCCGACCCAAAATGGTAAAACAGCCCTGTCCTTCAGAGAGTGAcat GGTAACTGAAGAAgacaaaagtaagaaaaagggGCAAGAGGAAAAACAACCTAAAAAGCAGCCTAAAAAGGATGAAGAGGgccagaaggaagaagaaaagccaAGAAAAGAGCCAGATaaaaaagaggggaagaaagaagttgaatcaaaaaggaaaaatttagcTAAAACAGGGGTTACTTCAACCTCTGATTCTGAAGAGGAAGGAGATGATCAAGAAGGTGAAAAG aagagaaaaggtGGAAGAAACTTTCAGACTGCTCATAGAAGGAATATGGTGAAAGGCCAACATGAGAAAGACGCAGCAGATAGAAAACGCAAGCAAGAGGAACAAATGGAAACTGAGCA GCAGAATAAAGAtgaaggaaagaagccagaagtTAAGAAAGTGGAGAAGAAGCGAG aaaCATCAATGGATTCTCGACTTCAAAGGATAcatgctgaaattaaaaattcactcaaAATTGATAATCTT GATGTGAACAGATGTATTGAGGCCTTGGATGAGCTTGCTTCACTTCAGGTCACAATGCAACAAGCtcagaaacacacagagatgaTTACAACACTGAAAAAA atACGGCGATTCAAAGTTAGTCAGGTTATCATGGAGAAGTCTACAATGTTGTATAACAAGTTTAAGAATATGTTTTTGGTTGGTGAAGGAGATTCTGTGATCACACAAGTGCTGAATAAATCTCTTGCCGAACAAAGACAGCATGAGGAAGCAAATAAAACCAAAGATCAAGGAAAGAAAGGGCCAAACAAAAAGCTAGAAAAGGAACAAACAG GTTCAAAGACTCTAAATGGAGGATCGGATGCTCAAGACAGTAATCAACCACAACATAATGGAGATAGCAATGAAGAAAGCAAAGACAACCACGAGGCCAACAGTAAGAAAAA GCCATccagtgaagagagagagactgaaataTCTCTGAAGGATTCTGCACTAGATAACTAG